A single window of Anomaloglossus baeobatrachus isolate aAnoBae1 chromosome 5, aAnoBae1.hap1, whole genome shotgun sequence DNA harbors:
- the GDF5 gene encoding growth/differentiation factor 5, whose product MKILRFIPLLLWYLTWDYFNLVPLVLGLSEQGQIHPGAKVGTPVASGKDKIPLLKLNTSRAGNAGPGFGLTKARTKSPIVQTRVLQVKNDEQKKEASKRPSESKVGNTENKQPTSKIVNPKPLLLGGKASTKTVNVHADSAGFKPRKPSTPIPEKEQKDAFKHPLITPHEYMLSLYRTLSDTERKGMNGSLKLEAGLANTITSFIDKGQDERMTVTRRQKYVFDITALEKDGLLGAELRILRKRSFDPKYHLSGKFSQIKLYICPANKKQATLLDSRALSNSDIPKWEVFDIWKLFKNFKNSAQLCFELEVLEKGKPVDLKTVGFNRTGRQTNEKAIFLVFGRTKKRDLFFNEIKARSGQDDKTVYEYLFNQRRKRRAPFPARKRPNKNSKARCSKKPLHVNFKDMGWDDWIIAPLEYEAYHCEGLCEFPLRSHLEPTNHAVIQTLMNSMDPETTPPTCCVPTRLSPISILYIDSANNVVYKQYEDMVVESCGCR is encoded by the exons ATGAAAATACTGAGATTTATCCCTTTACTTCTTTGGTATCTGACTTGGGACTATTTCAATTTAGTCCCTTTGGTACTGGGCCTTTCTGAACAGGGACAAATCCACCCTGGAGCTAAAGTAGGGACTCCTGTAGCATCAGGGAAAGACAAGATCCCTCTACTGAAGCTCAACACAAGTAGAGCTGGAAATGCTGGTCCTGGATTTGGTCTTACAAAGGCTAGAACTAAGAGTCCCATCGTTCAAACAAGGGTTCTTCAAGTGAAAAATGATGAACAAAAGAAGGAAGCATCTAAAAGACCTTCAGAAAGCAAGGTTGGAAATACTGAGAATAAGCAACCTACATCGAAAATTGTGAACCCTAAGCCATTGCTTCTTGGTGGAAAGGCCTCTACCAAAACTGTCAATGTCCATGCAGATTCTGCTGGATTCAAACCAAGAAAGCCTTCAACCCCAATTCCCGAGAAGGAACAGAAGGACGCTTTTAAACATCCTCTCATTACTCCCCATGAGTACATGCTTTCACTCTATAGAACTCTTTCTGATACTGAAAGAAAAGGCATGAATGGGAGCCTGAAACTTGAAGCAGGGTTAGCCAACACTATCACCAGTTTTATAGACAAGGGTCAAG atGAACGTATGACAGTGACCAGAAGACAAAAATATGTATTCGACATCACTGCTCTGGAAAAAGATGGTTTGCTGGGCGCAGAACTTCGAATTTTAAGAAAAAGATCATTTGATCCTAAATATCATTTGTCTGGAAAATTTTCACAGATAAAATTATACATTTGTCCAGCAAACAAGAAACAAGCTACTCTTCTGGATTCTCGTGCTCTTAGCAATAGCGACATACCAAAGTGGGAAGTTTTTGATATCTGGAAACTTTTCAAAAACTTTAAGAACTCCGCACAGTTGTGTTTTGAACTAGAAGTATTGGAGAAGGGGAAACCTGTTGATTTAAAAACTGTGGGGTTCAACAGAACTGGTCGTCAGACTAATGAAAAAGCTATTTTTCTTGTCTTTGGTAGAACAAAGAAGAGAGATTTGTTTTTTAATGAAATTAAAGCCAGGTCTGGCCAAGATGATAAAACTGTCTATGAGTATTTATTCAACCAACGGAGGAAGAGGAGGGCTCCATTTCCTGCAAGAAAAAGACCGAACAAGAATTCAAAAGCCAGATGTAGCAAGAAGCCCCTTCATGTGAACTTTAAGGACATGGGATGGGACGATTGGATTATTGCACCTTTGGAGTATGAAGCATATCATTGTGAGGGTCTTTGTGAATTTCCTTTGAGATCTCACTTAGAACCAACAAATCATGCAGTGATCCAAACTTTAATGAACTCAATGGATCCTGAAACTACACCCCCTACATGTTGTGTTCCAACAAGGTTGAGTCCAATCAGCATACTATACATCGACTCTGCCAACAACGTGGTCTATAAACAATATGAGGACATGGTTGTTGAGTCTTGTGGTTGCAGGTAG